In Elaeis guineensis isolate ETL-2024a chromosome 1, EG11, whole genome shotgun sequence, a genomic segment contains:
- the LOC105036922 gene encoding potassium channel AKT2 — MMNWSLSKMKPMHGPSFESANEANNFSKRGNERLKPEASFNLRNLSKVVLPPLGAPGYNQTQAESGGRIVSPMDSRYRCWEAFMVILVAYSAWVYPFEVAFMNSSPKGVLCITDSIIDIFFAIDIVLTFFLAYIDSKTQLLVRDPKRIAIRYLSTWFIMDVASTIPFEGLGYLITGEIKEGVSYSLLGMLRLWRLRKVKQFFTRLEKDIRFSYFWIRCARLLSVTLFLVHCAGCLYYLLADRYPHQGKTWIGAVNPNFREASLWTRYISALYWSTTTMTTVGYGDLHAVNTEEMVFNIFYMLFNLGLTAYLIGNMTNLVVEGTRRTMEFRNSIQAASNFVCRNHLPPRLKQQILAYMCLRFRAESLNQQQLMDQLPNSICKSICEHLFLPVIKEVYLFKGISKEMLLLLVTKMKAEYIPPKEDVIMQNEAPDDVYVVVSGEVEIIHFDNEREQVLGALRTGDIFGEVSALCDRPQDFTFRTRTLSQLLRLKQRTLREAMQTKQEDSVVIIRNFLKHQIEFKNIRIEDLFGESDEYDAANIPCNLLTVAATGNSCFLEELLKAGMDPDIGDSKGRTPLHIAASKGYEDCVLVLLKHASNINIQDMDGNTPLWLAITGKHHKIFNILYHYACISNPHIGGNLLVLAAKRNDLSTIKELLKHGLDINSENNEGLTPLQAAFAENHTDMIKLLVMNGANVENINLSSLETRKMTEADIQELVQKREVGYPIAILESHEELKQIKVSEEKSHMTKWGTRGGIYPRVSIYKGHPFLRNSSSEAGKLINLPNTIEDLKEIAGEKFGVVANRTVITNEEGAEIDSIEVIRDNDKLFIVENEEFL; from the exons ATGATGAATTGGTCCTTGAGCAAGATGAAGCCGATGCATGGTCCAAGCTTCGAGAGTGCAAATGAAGCAAATAATTTTAGCAAGCGGGGAAATGAAAGATTAAAGCCTGAGGCATCATTCAATCTTCGTAACCTCTCGAAGGTCGTACTTCCTCCATTGGGTGCACCAGGTTACAATCAGACGCAGGCGGAATCCGGAGGGAGGATCGTCTCCCCAATGGATTCCAGATATAG GTGCTGGGAAGCCTTCATGGTGATCCTCGTCGCTTACTCTGCATGGGTCTATCCCTTTGAGGTTGCATTCATGAATTCTTCTCCAAAGGGAGTTCTCTGCATCACAGACAGCATCATCGACATATTTTTTGCCATCGACATTGTTCTGACGTTTTTCTTGGCTTACATAGACTCAAAAACACAACTCCTTGTCCGGGATCCCAAAAGGATTGCTATCAG GTATCTCTCAACATGGTTCATCATGGATGTGGCCTCAACAATCCCATTTGAAGGTTTGGGTTATTTGATCACTGGGGAGATCAAGGAAGGGGTCTCTTACAGCCTATTGGGCATGCTGAGACTCTGGCGTCTGAGGAAGGTCAAGCAGTTCTTCACCAG GCTAGAAAAGGATATCAGGTTCAGTTATTTCTGGATAAGATGCGCGAGATTATTATCA GTTACCCTTTTTCTAGTCCACTGTGCTGGGTGCCTTTACTATTTGCTAGCTGACAGATATCCACATCAGGGGAAGACATGGATTGGAGCAGTCAATCCAAATTTCCGTGAAGCTAGCCTGTGGACTCGTTATATCTCCGCCCTCTATTGGTCCACTACCACAATGACCACTGTTGGTTATGGTGATCTCCATGCTGTAAACACAGAGGAGATGGTCTTCAACATATTCTACATGCTATTTAACCTGGGCCTCACTGCATATTTGATCGGAAACATGACAAATTTGGTCGTCGAAGGAACACGTCGCACGATGGAATTT AGGAATAGTATACAGGCTGCATCTAACTTTGTATGCCGGAACCATCTACCTCCACGATTGAAGCAGCAGATACTGGCCTATATGTGTCTTAGATTTAGAGCGGAGAGCTTGAACCAACAACAACTGATGGACCAACTGCCCAATTCTATATGCAAAAGCATCTGTGAGCATCTCTTCCTACCAGTTATTAAGGAGGTCTATCTCTTCAAAGGCATCTCAAAGGAAATGCTCTTGCTCCTG GTAACAAAAATGAAGGCTGAGTATATACCACCCAAAGAAGATGTTATCATGCAAAATGAGGCACCAGATGATGTCTATGTTGTGGTGTCAGGTGAAGTGGAAATCATACACTTTGACAATGAGAGAGAACAAGTGCTAGGAGCACTAAGGACAGGAGACATATTTGGAGAAGTCAGTGCTCTCTGCGATAGACCTCAAGATTTTACTTTCCGGACAAGAACATTGTCCCAGCTTCTAAGGTTAAAGCAGAGAACCCTTAGAGAAGCAATGCAAACCAAACAAGAAGACAGTGTAGTTATCATTAGGAACTTTTTAAAG CATCAAATCGAATTTAAGAACATACGCATTGAGGATTTGTTTGGAGAGAGTGATGAATATGATGCAGCCAATATACCTTGCAATCTCCTGACGGTAGCTGCTACTGGTAATAGTTGCTTCCTTGAAGAACTTCTTAAAGCAGGAATGGATCCTGACATTGGTGACTCCAAAGGAAGAACACCGCTG CACATAGCAGCATCAAAGGGATATGAAGATTGTGTATTGGTTTTACTCAAGCATGCCAGCAACATAAACATACAAG ATATGGATGGAAATACTCCCTTATGGCTCGCCATCACTGGAAAGCATCACAAAATTTTCAACATCTTGTACCATTATGCATGCATCTCCAATCCCCACATCGGTGGCAATCTTCTCGTCCTTGCAGCAAAAAGAAATGATCTTTCTACAATAAAGGAGTTGTTAAAACATGGTTTAGACATAAATTCAGAGAATAATGAAGGACTAACTCCCCTGCAAGCAGCATTTGCTGAAAACCACACAGACATGATTAAGTTGTTGGTCATGAACGGCGCCAATGTAGAAAACATCAATCTCAGCAGTTTGGAAACAAGAAAAATGACTGAGGCAGATATACAAGAGCTGGTACAAAAGAGAGAAGTTGGTTATCCAATAGCAATACTAGAATCCCACGAAGAGCTTAAGCAAATAAAGGTTTCAGAGGAAAAAAGTCATATGACGAAGTGGGGCACAAGAGGTGGAATTTATCCAAGAGTTAGCATATACAAAGGCCATCCATTTCTCAGAAACTCCAGCTCAGAAGCTGGGAAGCTGATAAACTTGCCAAATACGATAGAAGATCTCAAAGAAATTGCTG GGGAGAAGTTTGGAGTTGTTGCAAATCGCACAGTTATAACAAATGAAGAAGGAGCAGAAATTGACTCCATTGAAGTGATTAGGGATAATGATAAACTGTTCATAGTTGAGAATGAAGAATTTCTTTGA
- the LOC105036948 gene encoding uncharacterized protein, whose amino-acid sequence MESGGSAFLRQLSSGGGSEGWDYYHSKGGSKRWGKKGNKGRQRMGVGGGGEMMVAKKRVMVVIDESARAKHAMMWALTHVANKGDLLTLLHVIPHHHHHHHPRGGAGEEAARLANSLGALCKACNPEVEVEALVIQGPKLATVLSQVRKLEASVLVLSQGKPSPFCCMFRSSSEDFVEQCINKADCLTLAVRKQSKGVGGYLVSTRWQKNFWLLA is encoded by the exons ATGGAGAGTGGAGGCAGTGCATTTTTGAGGCAGCTGAGCTCTGGTGGTGGGAGTGAAGGCTGGGACTACTACCATTCCAAGGGTGGTTCTAAGAGGTGGGGAAAGAAGGGGAACAAAGGGAGGCAAAGGATGGGAGTTGGAGGTGGAGGAGAGATGATGGTGGCGAAGAAGAGGGTGATGGTGGTGATAGACGAGAGCGCGCGGGCGAAGCACGCCATGATGTGGGCGCTCACCCACGTTGCCAACAAGGGTGACCTCCTCACCCTCCTCCACGTCATCCCTCACCACCATCACCACCACCACCCCAGAGGCGGCGCCGGCGAGGAGGCTGCCCGGCTCGCCAACTCACTCGGCGCCCTCTGCAAGGCCTGCAACCCCGAA GTGGAGGTGGAAGCCCTTGTGATTCAGGGACCCAAGCTGGCGACTGTCCTCAGCCAAGTCAGGAAGCTGGAGGCTTCTGTTTTGGTGCTGAGCCAGGGCAAGCCTTCCCCATTTTGTTG CATGTTTAGGAGCAGCAGTGAGGATTTTGTGGAGCAGTGCATTAACAAAGCCGATTGTCTGACGCTGGCTGTGAGGAAACAGAGCAAGGGAGTGGGAGGCTATCTCGTCAGCACTCGATGGCAGAAGAACTTCTGGCTCTTGGCTTAA
- the LOC105036937 gene encoding UDP-galactose transporter 1: MEESLVLHWGTFRAVLAILQWWGFNVTVIIMNKWIFQKLDFKFPLTVSCIHFICSAVGAYIAIKLVKVKPLIEVDSEDRWRRIFPMSFVFCINIVLGNVSLRYIPVSFMQTIKSFTPATTVILQWLVWRKYFEWRIWASLVPIVGGILLTSITELSFNIFGFCAALFGCLATSTKTILAESLLHGYKFDSINTVYYMAPFATMILAVPATLLEGGGVINWFYTHQSICSSLIIIFTSGVLAFCLNFSIFYVIHSTTAVTFNVAGNLKVAVAVLVSWLIFRNPISALNAIGCAITLSGCTFYGYVRHKLSQQPAVPGTPRTPRTPRSRMEMLPLVNDKQDKV, translated from the exons ATGGAGGAGAGCCTGGTGTTGCATTGGGGGACGTTCCGGGCGGTGTTGGCCATCCTCCAGTGGTGGGGTTTCAACGTCACCGTCATCATCATGAACAAGTGGATCTTCCAG aaATTGGATTTCAAGTTCCCTCTTACAGTATCATGCATCCACTTTATATGCTCTGCTGTTGGAGCATATATCGCCATCAAATTGGTTAAAGTTAAACCGCTGATCGAGGTTGATTCTGAAGACCGTTGGAGAAGGATATTTCCTATGTCATTTGTGTTCTGCATCAACATTGTGTTGGGGAATGTGAGCTTGCGGTACATTCCGGTTTCTTTCATGCAGACAATAAAATCATTTACTCCTGCAACAACAG TCATTCTGCAGTGGTTAGTGTGGAGAAAATATTTTGAGTGGCGGATATGGGCTTCTCTGGTACCCATTGTTGGGGGGATTCTTTTAACCTCCATAACAGAGCTTAGTTTCAACATATTTGGGTTTTGTGCTGCCTTGTTTGGTTGTCTGGCTACATCTACAAAGACTATTTTGGCAGAGTCGCTGCTTCATGGATACAAATTTGACAG TATAAACACGGTATATTACATGGCACCATTTGCAACCATGATACTGGCTGTTCCAGCAACGCTACTTGAAGGGGGTGGAGTTATTAACTGGTTCTACACACACCAATCAATTTGTTCATCGTTGATCATAATTTTCACCTCAGGAGTGCTGGCCTTTTGCCTCAATTTCTCTATATTTTATGTGATCCATTCAACGACTGCTGTCACTTTCAACGTCGCAGGCAATCTCAAG GTTGCAGTTGCTGTTTTGGTCTCATGGCTTATCTTCCGGAACCCAATCTCTGCTCTCAACGCCATCGGATGTGCAATTACACTGTCAGGCTGCACTTTCTATGGGTATGTTAGGCACAAGCTATCTCAGCAACCTGCTGTTCCCGGAACTCCAAGAACTCCCCGCACCCCCAGGAGTCGAATGGAGATGCTTCCACTTGTAAACGATAAGCAAGATAAAGTTTAG